The Mobula birostris isolate sMobBir1 chromosome 1, sMobBir1.hap1, whole genome shotgun sequence genome contains a region encoding:
- the LOC140200299 gene encoding uncharacterized protein gives MFICSDCGKRFNRSSALLVHQRVHTGERPFTCSVCAKGFTQLSSLQAHQRVHTGERPFTCSVCGTGFTQLSSLQTHQRVHNGERLFTCSNCGKRYTQLSSLQTHQRVHTGERLFISSVCVKGFSRSRHLQGQHRVHSGERQFTCSVCGKGYSHSSALLAQQRIHTGERPFTCSDCGKGFTQSSSLQAHRRVHTGERLFTSSVCEKEFSPSCHLQSHQRVQTGERPFTCSVCGKGFSQSSALLVHHRVHTGERPFTCSDCGKGFTQSSSLEAHRRIHTGVRPFSCSVCQKTFTQLSSLQTHWRVHTGEKPFRCSDCGKGFTQLSSLQTHQRVHTGERPFTSSVREKRFCRSHHLQGHQRVHTEERPFICSVCGKGFTRSSAVLVHQRVHTGERPFTCSDCGKGFSQLSSLKAHQRVHTGERPFTCSDCGKGFTQLSSLQAHQRVHTGERPFNCSVCGKGFTQLSSLQGHQRVHTRERLFTSSVCEKGFSRSRHLQGHRRVQTGERPFTCSVCGKGFSQSSALLVHHRVHTGERPFICSDCGKGFTQSSSLEAHRRIHTGVRPFCCSVCGKGFTQLSSLQTHQRVHTGERPFTCSVCGKGFTQLSSLQTHQRVHTGERPFSCSVCRKGFTQLSSLQTHQRIHTGERPFTCSDCGKGFTQLSSLQTHQRVHTGERPFTCLDCGKGFTQLSSLQTHLRVHTGEREFTCLDCGKDFK, from the coding sequence atgttcatctgctcagactgtgggaagaggttCAATCGATCATCTGCCCTactggtacaccagcgagttcatactggggagaggccattcacctgttcagtgtgtgcaaagggattcactcagttatcctccctgcaggcacaccagcgagttcacactggggagaggccattcacttgttcagtgtgtggaacgggatTCACTCAATTATCttccctgcagacacaccagcgagttcacaatggggagaggctgttcacgtGTTCAAACTGTGGGAAGAGATACACTCAATTATCTTCCCTacagacacaccagcgagttcacactggggagaggctgttcatcaGTTCAGTTTGTGTGAAGGGATTCAGTCGATCTCGTCACCTACAGGGACAGCACCgggttcacagtggggagaggcaattcacctgctcagtgtgtgggaaaggGTACAGTCATTCATCTGCCCTACTGGCACAGCagagaattcacactggagagaggccattcacctgttcggactgtgggaagggattcacacagtcatCTTCCCTACAGGCACAccggcgagttcacactggggagaggctgttcaccagTTCAGTGTGTGAGAAAGAATTCAGTCCATCTTgtcacctacagagtcatcagcgagttcagactggggagaggccattcacttgttctgtgtgtgggaagggattcagtcaatCATCTGCCCTATTGGTACACCATCGTGtccatactggggagaggccattcacatgttcagactgtgggaagggattcactcagtcatcttcCCTTGAGGCACACCGACGAATTCACACTGGTGTGAGGCCCTTCAGTTGTTCAGTCTGTCAAAAGACATTCACTCAATTATCTTCCCTACAGACACActggcgagttcacactggggagaagccgttccgttgttcagactgtggaaagggattcactcaattatCTTCTTTACaaacacatcagcgagttcacactggggagaggccattcaccagTTCAGTGCGTGAGAAGAGATTTTGCCGATCACATCACCTGCAGggacaccaacgagttcacactgaggagaggccattcatctgctcagtgtgtgggaaggggttcactcgATCATCTGCTGTATTGgtccaccagcgagttcacactggggagaggccgttcacctgttcagactgtgggaagggattcagtcaatTATCTTCTCTCAAGGCACATCAGcgtgttcacactggagagagaccgttcacctgttcagactgtgggaagggattcactcagttatcttcCCTACAGgcacaccaacgagttcacactggagagagaccattcaactgttcagtgtgtgggaagggattcactcagttatcttcCCTACagggacatcagcgagttcacactagggagaggCTATTCACAAGTTCagtgtgtgagaaaggattcagtcgATCACGACACCTACAGGGACATCGGCGAGTTCagactggggagaggccattcacctgttctgtgtgtgggaagggattcagtcaatCATCTGCCCTATTGGTACACCATCGTGtccatactggggagaggccgttcatctgttcagactgtgggaagggattcactcagtcatcttcCCTAGAGGCACACCgacgaattcacactggggtgaGGCCATTCTGCTGTTCAgtgtgtggaaagggattcactcagttatcttccctacagacacaccagcgagttcacaccggggagaggccattcacttgttcagtgtgtggaaagggattcactcagttatcttcCCTGcaaacacaccagcgagttcacaccggggagaggccattcagctgTTCAGTGTGtagaaagggattcactcaattatcttccctgcagacacaccagcgaattcacactggggagaggccattcacttgttcagactgtgggaagggattcactcaattatCTTCCCTacagacacaccagcgagttcacactggggagagaccgttcacttgtttggattgtgggaagggattcactcaattatCTTCCCTACAGACACAtttgcgagttcacactggggagagggagTTCACCTGTTTAGACTGTGGGAAGGATTTCAAATAA